A window of Halovivax gelatinilyticus genomic DNA:
CTTATCGGCGAACCGACCGTACCGACCGCTATGTCACTCCCGGTCGAACCGCCGGACCCGCCCGAGCTCGAGTACGTCGACCCGAACGAGTACGACGACGCAACGGTCTCGGGCGGCCCGGACGTCGACTACCGGCGCGAGGAATTGCAGTCGTTTCTCGACGCGGGGGCCTGGGACGAGGCGTTCGAGCGCTGGGTGTCGGAGACCGACATGACCGAAGCGGCGTTCGAGATCGCGATCGACCTCGAGTTATTCTCGCGGTACGACTTCTTCTGGGACGATTTCGCCGATCGCGTCGGTTACCACGCACCCGGTATCCCGGAAGACTGGCGAGAACGAGAGTATCACCCCGACCTCGACTCCTGGGGCACCGTCTCGTCGATCAACGCCGAGTTAACCGAGTTCGGACAGCTGGTGTGTGAACACTTAAAAGAGGAGTACATCGACTGGGAGGCCGAGTACGAACCGCCCGAGGACCTCCCGGATTTCGGCTAACGGGTAGCCGACGACGGCGGGCGCCACCGGGCCTACCGACGAGCGACGAGGTGGAACGTTTCCGGACGCTGGCGTGTCGACTCGGCGGTGAACCCGGCCGCTTCCAGCTGGTCGGTCGCGTCGTCGAGCGAGAACCGTTCGTCGAGCGACGGACCGCTCTCGCCGTCGCCGTCGCGACTCCAGTCGACCGTCACGAGTCTGCCGCCGGGTCCGATCACCCGGGCGAGTTCCTCGAACGAATCGTCGCTCGCGTACTCGTGGTGAGTCATGGTCGAGAACGCGCCGTCTAGCTCGCCGTCGTCGAACGGAAGCGATGCGACTTCCGCCGTCACGAGTTCGACGCCGTCGGGCACCCCGTGTTCTCGGTAGAACTCGTGCATCTCGTCTTGAACGTCGACGGCGTAGAGCGTGCCGACGAACGGCGCCACGTCGTCGGTGTAAAATCCCGTTCCGGATCCGAGATCGGCGACGATCGTCTCCGGCCCCGTAGGTAGCGATTCGAGCAGTTCCTCGCGCGAACAGAACCGGTACCGCGACGGGTCGCGCAACGCTTCTGCGCGCTCTGTCGGAAAGGTGTGAAACCCCATTATCGGTTCACCTGCCAGCGAGGACGTCGGGTGCGCCCCTCCGTTGTGACTTTCATACGTTCGACTCTCCGCCCGGGGACCGGATAGTGTTTACTCACCACGTCGGGCGACGGATCACGGGATCCACTGAGAAACTGCACAGGATCGCCTCCGGGTTGGGCGTGATCGAAAGGAAAGATTCGCGTTCGATCCGTCAGCTGATGCCGTCGAAGGGCGGCCGGCTACGGTCGCGATCTGATCGCGAAGGCGGCAGCGCTGAGTAAGGCGACGAGCGCGACGGCGACGCCGAATCCGGGCATGCCGTCGTCGGCATCATCGGCTTCTGTCTCCTCGTCGGCGGAGACCTGCGTCGAGCCGACCGAGTCGTCGCTATCGGCTTTCTTCTCCTCGTCGTCCTTCGGATCCGGCTTCTCCTCGTCCTTCTTTTCTTCGTCACCGATCGGTCCGCTCTCGTGTGAGATCGCCTCCGCGGATCCGACCTGTACGTTTTCGTTCTCCTGGACGGTCAGCTGCACGGCGGACGCGCTGCCGCCATCTTCGGCGACGGCGATCGCGTTACTGGCTTCGTAGTTCAGCTGGACGATTTCCTGGCTCTGTTCGACCTCGGCGGTCGACCATTGCTCGACGTCGTTGAGCTGATCGGAGCCGCCGTCGTAATCGAACGACGTTCGGTCGGCGTCAGCGAGTTCGTCGCCGCCGAGCGTCAACGCGGTGGTTTCGGTAATTACGAACGTCTCGAAGGAGTGTCCGGCTTCAGGTACTCCGTGGGCGTTCTTCTTGTCGTCGTGGTCTTTCGTTTTGTCATCGTGCTTCTTCGGAATCTCGTCTTCCTCGAAGAAGATGTTCAGCGCGTCGGCGGACGCGACCTGCGCATTGACGTTCTGCTGGTAGGTTAGCTGAATCGCCTGGGCCGTGCTAGCGTTGGTCGCGACGGCCGTCGCGGAGCTGTTGATCAGCATGTTCGCCTGTTCGGCGCTCTGATACTGGAGAACGCTCGCTTCGGCGTACTGATCGACGTCACCGTCTTTCTTCTCACCGTCGTCGTTCTTCTCTTTCGGCTCGTCGTACGCCATCGCATCCTGCGCGACGATCGGTGTTGCGCTCCCGATCGACGCCGTCGCGACGTTCATGCCGGCCGAGTCCATGAGGACGTTGACCGCCTCCGCGGTTCCGAGTTGCTCGTTGATGTTCGACTGATCGGTCATCTGGATCGCCGTCGCCGTCGAATTCTCACCGATGGCGATCGCAACGGCTGCGCCCTCCTGGAAGGCGTTTACCTGATCTGCTTCCTGGACCTGTTCGACCGTCGCATCGGCGGTCTGATCGACGTTCAGATCACCGTCGTGTTTTTTCTTGTGTTTGTCGTGTCCGTCCTTCTTGTCGTCCAGATCGGCCGCGAGAACGTTAGTCGCGCTGGCGTGTCCTTCCTGGAGGTTCAGGTTGTTCTGCTCGGTGAACTGAACGGCGACGGCGTCGCTGTCGTCTTCGGCGAGCGCGAACGCGGTCGCGTTCTGGACGATATTGGCCTGACCAACTTCCTGGCCCTGCGTGACGCTGGCAATAGCGGTCTGACTGGCGGTCACCTCGCCCTTGTCGTCGGCGATGGCCCAGCCGTCGAACGACTGGTCACCGTTGTTGCCGACGACGACGTAAACGTCACCGACGTCCTCGAAGGTCGCTTCGTGACTCGCGGTCGGATGGTTCTCGGCCGTCGCGTAGCCCTCCTGGTCGTTCAGGTTCTGCTGGTCCACTTCCTGGATGGCGATTGCCTGGCCGCCCCCGATGGCGACCGACACGGCTTCACCCTCCTCGACGAGGTTCACCTGGCCGACGTCCTGGTACTGAATTACTTCAGCATCACCGGGCCCAGCGGCGTCAGTTGACGCACCGGCTGGATTATCACTCGCGTGCGCTTCGATGTACTCCTCGAGACTCATATCTCCGAGGTCGGCACCGAACGCAAGGTAGAGATCTTCTCCGTTCTGTAGCGTTTCGAGTGTTTCTGTGTGATCGTCGTCCTCGTCGGCGATGGCGGCCGGCGACGCGACCGCGACCATCGATAGGACGACCATACAAGCGATCAGTATCGTCGTGATTCGTGACTGTGCTGTCATTGGAAGGTTCTCGAACGATGTTCTACGACCCGTGAGGGTCGTTTCTTGCTGAGTCTTCGCGACTCGAACCTCCCTATCCCGATGACTTGCTTTGTTATCTGTCGGTTTCGTCGATGAGTAAAGGAGCTACTTTCCGTTCACGATCAACTACCGATCGATAGGGACGTGCTATCGAAGCAACAACTCTGAATTGACAGAGTGTTCGTTACAGGGTAGGTGAATCGCTAGTTGAACAGCAATCGACCACATGTTTCGTCAAGAGCGAAGAATGTACGCCGTAAATCGGACATAGATGTTGAGAAGAACGACCATAACCGGCCACCAATAGCGTTAGCGTGTAATTTATGTTACTTATAACGGGCTAGGTGCAGACACCAGCAGTTGAGGACCAGTACGACGAGAGTGGCTGCGTTCGACAGACGGTGCCGTAGACGGTACGTCGGGGTTCTTGTGACACAATACAGTGAAGATCGGTCGAATCGACCTCACTCGGTTGGCTCAAAAATGTAATTCGAGAACGCACCGATCGGGACGATAGTGGTCACGAATCCGTGCGAAACCGACAGTGGCAACGCCGGCGACACTCCAGAGAAGTTGAACCAGCCAGCACACTGACCCGATAACGAGTACATAGAACAGCGCGACGAGTACGTTCCGCCGGGGTGCACCGGACTCGATACCAGGTATTAACGAGAACGTCGAAAGAACGAGCGGCCGTCCACCTCGAGGCGGGTCGATCGGAGCGCCAATGTCGGTCGGTGTCATCTGTGTGCGTTCGGTCTCGTGGGTACTACTCGGTGTCAATCTCGGGCGGTTGTTCGGTGGCGCCCACTCGCAGCCGGCGGTCGCGGTATGCGTGTACGGCTGCCGACCCGAGTACGATCAGCAAGAAGACAGCCGTCCATCCGACCGGGGGAACGAACGAGAACGGTATCGCCCCAGCACCGCTCAATACGGCAAGAACGAGCCCAGTAAGCGTGGTTCCCAGGTAGTAATAGCTCCAGGGAACGTCGTTATCTGGGACGAGGTCCAGGTAGACGTCGAGATCCTCCGCGATTCGTGTCCGTTCTATAACACCAGCTCGCTCGTCGTAGGCGATCAACTCGGCGTCGTCGAGTTTCGGCAGGTGAAACTGTTGAAGGGCGGTGTAGACCCGCTTTCGCTCCGCGGATCCGATCCCCTCGATCGACGTCCCGTTCTCCCAGGCGGCGATGCGCTCTGCGAGTTCGTCGAGTCGGACGGGTCGATCCACCCACTCCAGATAGTGAAGCACGTGGCGTCGTCGTCGGTTTCCGAGGACTTTGAACAGCTTGTCTTTATAGACGGCAGTCGATTCTATCGGATCCATCGTCGCCCGGCGTTCCGGGGACGATCGCCGCGTCGATTCCATCGGTGGTCCGTCCCAGCCGTGTGGAACCGGCGGATCCCCGCGATCGTGTGTTTTTGATCCCATAAGTGCCGGCCTCAGTGAAAGCTGGCATCGACCTGTGACGTAAAGGTGTTTGATGACTTATATGAGAATTCAGTATCGATGTGTGTCCGACACGGAGACGATACTTCGATCGACCGACGGACTGATTATACATCTAACAGGGTAGAACGCTCCAATTTGCCTACAGACAGACAATCGTCGGTTTCGTGATAGTACCCAGTCATTTCGACCGCTCAACCTGCTGCTTTCGGGATACGCAACGGCCCCGAAGACCGGTATGAAACTGAATGAAACGGACCGAAGGACCAATGTTACCAATCGTAGTGTCCAACGGAGTGGTTTCTGGCCGCTCTTATCGGCAAGCCTCAGGATTGGATAGGTGTTACAAACGGCTCTAATACGCCTTCAAAGGGGTCTGAGCCGGCGATCAAACGGCCGCAATACAAATGCAAAATCCGCCATGCCAACGAATGTGCGCCGACAGGCAGGTGACCGCGGTCGAGATCCAACGCGGTCAGATCCGCGCCTGGGTGCGCGCATCGATCAACGCACAACAAATCATGAAACGAGCACTCACGTTCACACTGACGATGGTCGTAGCGATCGGCATGCTTGCCATGCTGGGATTCGCGGGCGGCGTTGCCGCAGACAGTCATGAAAATGGAAATGACGATGACGGCGATAGCTGGTTCAGCGGTGGTGACGGACACGCCCACGCAGAAACGAACATCAATCAAGGTAATGCAGCGGGCCAGATAGGACAAGCATCCGCGTACTCTGGCGGTGATGCAGGCGTGATCAACGTCCAAAAGGGAAGCCAGACCAACTACGCTTCTGCCACCACAGTCGCTGATGGCAGCGGAGGCGACGTGGACGTTGACGTTAGTCTAGATATTATCGCCCTCCTCGAAGACTAATTACATAGCGAAGGGTTGACCAAACTGTTTTTTGACGATTCCGTCACGTACGCACTGCGTATAGACTTTAATCAGAGACAGCCATCTCTCCCAACGTATATTCGCCACCGTCTCCAACGACCCGTAACCGATGAGCCTGATCGACGACCTCGACTCCTACGGGGAGCAAAACGACCTCGGACCGGACGACCAGGCGCCGCGCGAGCCCCGCGGGCCGCCCGACACCTCGACCGGGGACTTTCTCGTCTGGACGTTCGAGTCGGACAGTTCGGAGTACGTCCCTGACGTCTACCTCGTCGCGCGCGATCCGGAGCCGCTCGACTTTCGTATGTGGATCTTCAACGGGCGGGGCGACGAATCGGCGTTCGTCCTCCGGGCATCCCACCGATACAGCCCCGCCGAGGCGTCAGACCGGCCCCAGAGCGAGTGCTGTGAGGTTCTGATGGAGGGGCACTCGCTAACCAGCGAGCACTGCCCCGAACCCGTCACCGAGTACGTCGAGTCGATCACCGGCACGACGGTTACGTTCCCGGACGACGAACCCGACCGATCTCGCGACTCGCCGATTCAGTACTAACCCGTCGGGGAGCCGACCGACTACGCTAACTCGGCCGGACGGGCCCCACTACGGTTGGATAAACGCCCCGGCGACGAGTAACGGAAACACGAGCGTCGCTTCGGCCTGAATCTCGGTGTAGTTCGTCTCGTCTTCGGCCTTGATCTTCCCCCAGGAAACGGCCTCGTTCGGCGGGGCACCCGAGAGCGAGCCGTCACCTTCCATCCCGGTCTGAATGTAGATGGCGTAGTCGGCCCCGCCACGAAAGAGGTTCGTCATGATGGCGTGGTGCTTGGGAACGCCCGCACCGACGGCGATGAGGCCGGTCGTCTCCTGGAGCATTCCCTCCTCGATGAGACGCTCGTAGTCTTGCACAATCTCGATCCCGACATCCTCTGTGTCCACGCGGTTCCGGTAGTAGTAGAGGAAGTTACCGACTTCGGCGTCGGTGAGCGCCGGACAGTAGATCGGGACGTCGTTGTCCGCAGCTTGCTTCAACACGGAATCCTCGTCGTCGAGCGTCAGGCCGAGTTCGTAGGCGAACTCGGTGGGCGTGCGAACCGACTCCTCGGCGAAGAAGTCGTCGAAGAAGTCGTAGAGGTACTCCTCGAGCCAGACGTAGCGATCCGATGGAACGAAGATATTGCCGAGTCGGTTGATGCCACGTTCGCGCAGCGCGGCTTCGTCGGCGCTCCAGCGACCCATCTTGAACGGCTTCGCCGTCTTGATGACGTCCTCGGTGATCGACCCCGACGTGGTGATGATCACGTCGACGTGGCCTTCCCGGACGAGCGCGGCGACGACCTCGCGCAGTCCCGAGGAGATCACGTTGGACGTCAGCGTGAGGTAGATTGTGGCGTCCTGGGCTCGCATTCGCTCTGCGATCGCAATCGCGTCTGCGAGGTGCGTCGCCTGGAAACCGGTCGTCGCGTAGCTATCGAGCAGCGTCGACAGGTCGAAGGTTCCTCGAAAGTCGAAACCGCGGACGTCGGCACCGCCGAGTTCTTCGTCGGTTCCCGGAACGACGTGCTCGCGGGAGGCGTCTGGATCCATGACGATATCTATCGCGAGCGAGACTTTGAATGGATCGAACCGAAGGCGACGGCTCGTCGGGCAGGTCGCTGTCGCCTCGTCCGGCCGGGCCGTGAGCGGGCCGATCAGGAACGGTGGAATCTACGTTTCAGACAGCGCGGCCTCGAGTCTCGTCCCCTCTTCAGCGGGCGGTAACTCCTCGACAAATCGCTTGACAATCGTCTCCTCGGCCCGGTGGAGCGTCTCGCTACAGGTCGACTTCGCGATGTCCAGTCGGTCGGCGAGTTCGGTGAGCGTACAACATCGAGGCGTGTCGTAGTAGCCCTCCTCGACGGCCGCCAGAATGATCTCTTTCTGTCGTTCCGAGAGGAGTTGGCTCTCGTGGAGTCGCTCGCGGACGTGTTCGACTCGGTACTGCAGCCCGAACGCGTTGAGTTGATCTGCGAGCTCCGAGAGGCGCTCTCGGGAACCGGTGACGTCGATTTCGGCCTCCCCGTTTCGGATATCGACCGGGAGTTCGATCGGCATCCCCGACTCCTGTGAGGAAAAGAGAAGCAACGGTGCGGTGGTCTCGAAGTGGACCGTCACTTCACCGTCGCTCAGTTGAGCGGGCGTTATCTCGGTTATCTGATCGTGTGTCGCCATCGATTCGACGACGGATTCCGGGTCGTCGGCGGTGATTCTGACCAGGGCGAATCCAGTATTCTCGCCGGGAACACCGGCCAGAACCCGGAAGGTAGCCTGCGGGTTGTCCCGGGAGAGTTCTGCGATCCAGACGTGCTCCGGGAGTGTCACCGAGAGCGTCGCGTGTGCCATACGAACACGTTCGGGCCGAGATCCTATTAGAGCTTGGTGCGAACGTATTCGGGCGGGTTCTGGCTACCGTCGTAGCATACGTCGCTGTACAGATTGAGCGCCCGAATCAGTTCGGCCCAAGGTGGATGGGGCCTGACGCCGACGGTCGACGTGCAATGGTAGAACTCGACGTTCGCGAGATCCCGCCGATGAACCGACACCCGAAGATCCACGACGCCTTCGACGACCTCGAACCCGGCGAGTCGCTCACCATCGTCAACGACCACGAACCGAAACCGCTCTTCTACGAGTTTCAGGCCGAAGTCGATGCGTTCGATCCCGACGGATACGACGTCGAACAGGTCGACGATCGGACGTTCCGGGCGACGTTTCCGAAGGTAGAGGCCTGATTTCGTACCGACTTCTCCGGTGATACGTCCCCATTTGGCTTGTGGTTCTGAGGAACCCTGTTCCCACGGAGTGAGAGTGACGTCGAACCGGTTCGGCAGGATTGATAGGGAGATTCCGAAGCCAGTGGTTGGTATGAACTCCATCGAGTCGATCGTCGAACGCAGCGAAGCGCCGGGCGATCGCCCGCGCGAAGAACTCGACGTGAGAACGATGGGGCCGCCGAACCCGCTCGCGAAGACGCTCGAGTTACTCCCAGAACTGGCAGAAAACACCGTCCTCGTCCAACGAAACGATCGGGTCCCACAGTTTCTGCTCCCGAAACTCGACGACCGCGGGTACGCCTACGAATCGTTCGAACGCGAGGATGACGTCATCACGCTCATCTGGAAACCCTGAATCGTTCCCACATCACGACCGGCCCGCCAACGAACACACCAACCACACCACTCATGATCCACCACCGCTCTCGAAAACGACTCGTCGGCTTGCTGTTTCTCTCGACGATTGCGACGTACGTCCTGATCGCTCTCGGCACGGCCGTCTCGACCACTGGCAGCGCCGGCAGTTGTACCACCTGGCCAGGGTGTGAATCGGCCTGGGCGATCGGCCCCGTCACTGGCGACTTGACACTCTACGTCGCTCACCGTGCCGCCGCGCTCGTCGCAGGAGTACTCCTCGTCGCGACGGGACTCCTCGCGTATCGGCTCGGCGTCGACCGAATCACGGCAGGCGGAATCGCGACCGCATTGATCCTGTTTCCGATTCAGGTCGGCGTCGGTGCCACGCTCGTCGGCTCCGGTTCGTCGACGATCGGTGCACTCCACCTCCTGCTCGCGATGACGATATTCGTCGGGTTGCTGGTCGCACTCGCCCGCACGCTCGAAGTGCACGTCGACGACACACACGATGTCGATGCGGTCAGCGGCGTCGACGACGCGGTCGAGAGCGTCGCCGTCAATGGACCGACGCCGAGTACGACGGCCGAGTCGCACAGTGGATCTGAATCGGTTGGAACGAACCGTTCGGACGCTGGGGCGAATCAACACGAACCGAATCACCACGACGCTGTTTCGGCGGTCGATCGATATCGGATCACGGCGCGTGCGTACTTCGACCTCACCAAGCCGAAGCTGATGTGGCTGCTCTGTCTGGTCGCCGTCGCCGGAATGGGGCTGGCGACGACCGCGGGCTATTCGGTACACCTCGAAACGGCGGTCGCGACGCTGGTCGGCGGCGTGCTCGCGATCGGCGCCGCCGGGGCGTTCAACCAGGTCTACGAGCGCGACCGCGACGAGCGCATGGAGCGAACCGATGACAGACCGCTCGTCCACGATCGCGTCCCGGCTCGCAATGCGTACGCGTTCGTCGCCGTTCTGACCGTCTCGTCGACGGCGGTCATGCTCACGTGGGTGAACGTTCTCGCGACGATCCTCACGCTCGCCGCGGTCGCGTACTACGCGATACTCTACACGGTCGTCCTCAAACCGAACACCGCCTGGAACACGGTCCTCGGCGGTGGAGCCGGCGCCATCCCGGCGCTGATCGGGTGGGCGGCCGTGACCGGTGGAATCGACTGGCCCGCGGTCGTCCTCGCCGCCGTCATCTTCCTCTGGACGCCGGCGCACTTCTACAGCTTCGCGATCGCGTATCGAGATGATTA
This region includes:
- a CDS encoding class I SAM-dependent methyltransferase, which encodes MGFHTFPTERAEALRDPSRYRFCSREELLESLPTGPETIVADLGSGTGFYTDDVAPFVGTLYAVDVQDEMHEFYREHGVPDGVELVTAEVASLPFDDGELDGAFSTMTHHEYASDDSFEELARVIGPGGRLVTVDWSRDGDGESGPSLDERFSLDDATDQLEAAGFTAESTRQRPETFHLVARR
- a CDS encoding PGF-CTERM sorting domain-containing protein gives rise to the protein MTAQSRITTILIACMVVLSMVAVASPAAIADEDDDHTETLETLQNGEDLYLAFGADLGDMSLEEYIEAHASDNPAGASTDAAGPGDAEVIQYQDVGQVNLVEEGEAVSVAIGGGQAIAIQEVDQQNLNDQEGYATAENHPTASHEATFEDVGDVYVVVGNNGDQSFDGWAIADDKGEVTASQTAIASVTQGQEVGQANIVQNATAFALAEDDSDAVAVQFTEQNNLNLQEGHASATNVLAADLDDKKDGHDKHKKKHDGDLNVDQTADATVEQVQEADQVNAFQEGAAVAIAIGENSTATAIQMTDQSNINEQLGTAEAVNVLMDSAGMNVATASIGSATPIVAQDAMAYDEPKEKNDDGEKKDGDVDQYAEASVLQYQSAEQANMLINSSATAVATNASTAQAIQLTYQQNVNAQVASADALNIFFEEDEIPKKHDDKTKDHDDKKNAHGVPEAGHSFETFVITETTALTLGGDELADADRTSFDYDGGSDQLNDVEQWSTAEVEQSQEIVQLNYEASNAIAVAEDGGSASAVQLTVQENENVQVGSAEAISHESGPIGDEEKKDEEKPDPKDDEEKKADSDDSVGSTQVSADEETEADDADDGMPGFGVAVALVALLSAAAFAIRSRP
- a CDS encoding DUF7344 domain-containing protein codes for the protein MGSKTHDRGDPPVPHGWDGPPMESTRRSSPERRATMDPIESTAVYKDKLFKVLGNRRRRHVLHYLEWVDRPVRLDELAERIAAWENGTSIEGIGSAERKRVYTALQQFHLPKLDDAELIAYDERAGVIERTRIAEDLDVYLDLVPDNDVPWSYYYLGTTLTGLVLAVLSGAGAIPFSFVPPVGWTAVFLLIVLGSAAVHAYRDRRLRVGATEQPPEIDTE
- a CDS encoding deoxyhypusine synthase; protein product: MDPDASREHVVPGTDEELGGADVRGFDFRGTFDLSTLLDSYATTGFQATHLADAIAIAERMRAQDATIYLTLTSNVISSGLREVVAALVREGHVDVIITTSGSITEDVIKTAKPFKMGRWSADEAALRERGINRLGNIFVPSDRYVWLEEYLYDFFDDFFAEESVRTPTEFAYELGLTLDDEDSVLKQAADNDVPIYCPALTDAEVGNFLYYYRNRVDTEDVGIEIVQDYERLIEEGMLQETTGLIAVGAGVPKHHAIMTNLFRGGADYAIYIQTGMEGDGSLSGAPPNEAVSWGKIKAEDETNYTEIQAEATLVFPLLVAGAFIQP
- a CDS encoding helix-turn-helix domain-containing protein, translating into MAHATLSVTLPEHVWIAELSRDNPQATFRVLAGVPGENTGFALVRITADDPESVVESMATHDQITEITPAQLSDGEVTVHFETTAPLLLFSSQESGMPIELPVDIRNGEAEIDVTGSRERLSELADQLNAFGLQYRVEHVRERLHESQLLSERQKEIILAAVEEGYYDTPRCCTLTELADRLDIAKSTCSETLHRAEETIVKRFVEELPPAEEGTRLEAALSET
- a CDS encoding DUF2249 domain-containing protein gives rise to the protein MVELDVREIPPMNRHPKIHDAFDDLEPGESLTIVNDHEPKPLFYEFQAEVDAFDPDGYDVEQVDDRTFRATFPKVEA
- a CDS encoding DUF2249 domain-containing protein; the protein is MNSIESIVERSEAPGDRPREELDVRTMGPPNPLAKTLELLPELAENTVLVQRNDRVPQFLLPKLDDRGYAYESFEREDDVITLIWKP
- a CDS encoding heme o synthase; the encoded protein is MIHHRSRKRLVGLLFLSTIATYVLIALGTAVSTTGSAGSCTTWPGCESAWAIGPVTGDLTLYVAHRAAALVAGVLLVATGLLAYRLGVDRITAGGIATALILFPIQVGVGATLVGSGSSTIGALHLLLAMTIFVGLLVALARTLEVHVDDTHDVDAVSGVDDAVESVAVNGPTPSTTAESHSGSESVGTNRSDAGANQHEPNHHDAVSAVDRYRITARAYFDLTKPKLMWLLCLVAVAGMGLATTAGYSVHLETAVATLVGGVLAIGAAGAFNQVYERDRDERMERTDDRPLVHDRVPARNAYAFVAVLTVSSTAVMLTWVNVLATILTLAAVAYYAILYTVVLKPNTAWNTVLGGGAGAIPALIGWAAVTGGIDWPAVVLAAVIFLWTPAHFYSFAIAYRDDYARGGFPMLPVVAGDLVARRHIIGYLGATMLAVSVLGWIVGLGLVYVVGSVALGVVFLRSVVRQYSTPTRAQALRSFYVSNAYLGVILLAIAVESGLALV